From the genome of Nicotiana sylvestris chromosome 2, ASM39365v2, whole genome shotgun sequence, one region includes:
- the LOC138885156 gene encoding uncharacterized protein PB18E9.04c-like: MNSSTYNTYPPSTHSTSALPPSTTNHTHNVLTLVNTTTNTLLPPLGNHDPTTSNLKPTPTLHYAFPTHMQPIQLNHSHPNPTEKPNTYNNPSSPSKLPPQLPTHTPTNTANPSLNVLTHMQSTPPHYTPIINYAEVPCTTLPLKNTALTTNPTSIQATKHLSSPTFQHATQSSSFSHDLSSHLHLPSTKPIPTTIILVGDGLAESCPQLLKDREQPGGHSSSTESTRPRPDHHGGDASSHDLLQSIPLGNSTNEQQFDMVESLPPILLTASPFCGNVILPGVPILDPMAPRIHSYPSNASVTDEPFRSTNSFFHLHEPTATQPRRSRRNNTPRYGSSDDINDGSKIGTSMARQMPHLCPHGTIRKKDHTQLPPKGDKVSHQTKATGEPRIRKICSGNHSNTERSETDYQPGAFTHGGTGISPTPTN, from the coding sequence ATGAACAGTTCCACCTATAACACTTACCCTCCCTCTACACATTCCACGTCAGCACTACCGCCTTCTACCACCAATCACACTCATAATGTATTGACACTTGTGAACACTACTACAAACACACTCCTCCCTCCTCTAGGTAATCATGATCCCACTACATCAAATCTTAAGCCTACCCCAACACTTCACTATGCCTTCCCCACTCACATGCAACCAATACAATTAAACCATTCTCACCCTAACCCAACTGAGAAGCCCAACACTTACAATAACCCTTCATCCCCTTCTAAGCTACCGCCTCAACTGCCCACTCACACTCCTACAAATACTGCCAATCCATCATTAAATGTCCTAACCCACATGCAATCAACCCCTCCTCATTACACACCTATTATAAACTATGCAGAGGTACCATGCACAACACTACCCCTTAAGAACACGGCATTAACGACCAACCCTACTTCCATACAGGCCACTAAACATCTATCTTCTCCAACCTTCCAACATGCAACACAATCCTCCTCCTTCTCCCATGACTTATCCAGTCATTTACACCTCCCAAGCACCAAACCTATACCAACCACCATAATCCTGGTTGGAGATGGGCTTGCAGAATCATGCCCTCAACTTCTCAAAGATCGTGAACAACCAGGAGGTCATAGTTCGTCTACAGAATCTACAAGACCTAGACCAGATCATCATGGAGGGGATGCATCTAGCCATGACTTATTACAGTCAATTCCACTGGGCAACTCCACCAATGAACAACAATTCGATATGGTGGAATCACTACCCCCAATCCTACTTACAGCTTCCCCCTTTTGTGGAAATGTCATTCTACCCGGAGTCCCAATCCTCGATCCCATGGCTCCACGAATACATTCATATCCCTCCAATGCCAGTGTCACCGATGAGCCCTTTCGATCCACTAACTCCTTTTTCCACCTCCATGAGCCCACAGCCACCCAACCCAGAAGATCAAGAAGAAATAACACCCCAAGATATGGAAGCAGTGATGACATAAATGATGGATCCAAAATTGGAACCAGTATGGCTAGGCAGATGCCACATCTCTGTCCTCATGGAACAATACGAAAAAAAGATCATACTCAACTGCCTCCCAAAGGTGACAAAGTGTCTCATCAAACTAAAGCCACCGGTGAACCCAGAATCAGGAAAATTTGCAGTGGTAATCACTCCAACACTGAGAGAAGTGAGACAGACTACCAACCAGGAGCTTTCACCCACGGTGGCACGGGAATCAGCCCCACCCCAACAAACTAA